In a genomic window of Amycolatopsis japonica:
- a CDS encoding IS30 family transposase, protein MGTAEACRIVGINRRTGHRWRQGRASQTGRKAGRPSAPPSCPSVPESPSSDRLPAGGARVPSTWFLSQDERLLIADLARAGHGPREIGRRIGRPASTVSRELGRNADPASDEYLPYSAQARADARRPRPKPGKIAANPELRDRIQDMLDDRCSPEQASNRLRRDHPDQPELHVAHETIYQALYVQGRGELRRELKAALRTGRTQRKPRGNGEQRQPRFTTPMVMISDRPAEADDRAVPGHWEGDLIIGENGASAIGTLVERSTRYVMLVHLGQSRTAEHVRDALVTTITTLPEHLRRSLTWDQGAEMARHHEFSIATNMPVYFCDPHAPWQRGSNENTNGLLREYFPKGTDLSVHTPDHLTAVAAQLNRRPRKTLGWDTPAERLTKLLTETS, encoded by the coding sequence ATGGGCACTGCTGAGGCGTGCCGGATCGTGGGGATCAACCGCCGGACCGGGCATCGGTGGCGGCAAGGACGCGCGAGTCAGACGGGGCGGAAGGCCGGCAGGCCTTCCGCCCCGCCGTCGTGCCCGTCCGTGCCGGAGTCGCCTTCCTCGGACCGCCTGCCTGCGGGCGGAGCACGGGTTCCGTCCACCTGGTTTCTGTCTCAGGACGAGCGGCTTCTGATCGCGGATCTGGCGCGGGCCGGGCACGGCCCCCGGGAGATCGGCCGCCGGATCGGCCGCCCGGCCTCGACGGTCAGCCGGGAACTGGGCCGCAACGCCGATCCCGCCAGCGATGAGTATCTTCCCTATTCCGCGCAGGCCCGGGCCGACGCTCGCCGGCCCCGGCCCAAACCTGGCAAGATCGCGGCCAACCCCGAGCTGCGGGACCGGATCCAAGACATGCTGGACGACCGGTGCAGCCCCGAACAAGCCAGTAACCGGCTGCGCCGTGATCACCCCGACCAGCCGGAGCTGCACGTGGCCCACGAAACGATCTATCAAGCCCTGTATGTCCAAGGCCGCGGCGAGCTGCGCCGCGAACTCAAAGCCGCGCTACGCACCGGCCGCACCCAGCGCAAACCCCGCGGCAACGGCGAGCAACGCCAGCCCCGGTTCACCACGCCGATGGTGATGATCAGCGACCGCCCGGCCGAGGCAGACGACCGCGCCGTCCCCGGCCACTGGGAAGGCGACCTCATCATCGGCGAGAACGGAGCATCCGCGATCGGCACCCTGGTCGAACGCTCCACCCGCTACGTCATGCTCGTCCACCTCGGACAATCCCGCACCGCCGAACACGTCCGCGACGCCCTCGTCACCACCATCACAACCCTGCCCGAACACTTACGCCGCTCCCTCACCTGGGACCAAGGCGCGGAAATGGCGCGACACCACGAATTCAGCATCGCCACCAACATGCCCGTCTACTTCTGCGACCCCCACGCACCCTGGCAACGCGGCTCCAACGAGAACACCAACGGCCTGCTCCGCGAATACTTCCCCAAAGGCACAGACCTGAGCGTCCACACCCCCGACCACCTCACCGCCGTCGCCGCCCAGCTCAACCGCCGCCCACGCAAAACGCTCGGCTGGGACACCCCAGCCGAGCGCTTGACCAAACTCCTCACCGAAACCAGTTGA
- the pssA gene encoding CDP-diacylglycerol--serine O-phosphatidyltransferase: MVRVTTPGVRLLPNAITVLALCAGLSSVQFALIGNYPMAIASIGIAAVLDSLDGRIARLLDATSKMGQELDSLSDGISFGVAPALVLYVWHAEGERIGWVASLIFAVCMILRLARFNTLIEDTEQPPYAGEFFVGVPAPAGGLLAMLPLILELQFGQGWWSHQYVVWVWTIAVAALLISRIPTLSLKTVKAPPKAIAPLLVGVGLLAAAIIQFPLVALAIALVLYLAHIPYSVYRHRWLAKHPEAWMAPPRERRAIRRSSSRRRLGLRPPLRRVVAGAAQRVRLQRGEQHVARAPRTIPTDKDRDNGRGPRRRSWRRIGLRKR; encoded by the coding sequence ATGGTCCGCGTGACCACTCCCGGCGTGCGGCTGCTGCCGAACGCCATCACGGTGCTCGCCCTGTGCGCCGGTCTGTCGTCGGTGCAGTTCGCGCTGATCGGCAACTATCCGATGGCGATCGCGTCGATCGGGATCGCCGCGGTGCTCGACAGTCTCGACGGCCGCATCGCGCGGCTGCTGGACGCGACGTCGAAGATGGGCCAAGAGCTCGACTCGCTGTCCGACGGCATCTCGTTCGGTGTCGCGCCCGCGCTGGTGCTGTACGTCTGGCACGCGGAGGGCGAGCGGATCGGCTGGGTGGCGTCGCTGATCTTCGCGGTCTGCATGATCCTGCGGCTGGCGCGGTTCAACACGCTGATCGAGGACACCGAGCAGCCGCCGTACGCGGGCGAGTTCTTCGTCGGTGTGCCCGCGCCGGCCGGTGGTCTGCTGGCGATGTTGCCGCTGATCCTGGAGCTGCAGTTCGGGCAGGGCTGGTGGTCGCATCAGTACGTGGTGTGGGTGTGGACGATCGCCGTCGCCGCGCTGCTGATCAGCCGGATCCCGACGCTTTCGCTGAAGACGGTGAAGGCGCCGCCCAAGGCGATCGCGCCGCTGCTGGTCGGGGTGGGCCTGCTGGCCGCCGCGATCATCCAGTTCCCGTTGGTGGCGCTGGCGATCGCGCTGGTGCTGTACCTGGCGCACATCCCGTACTCGGTGTACCGGCACCGGTGGCTGGCGAAGCATCCGGAGGCGTGGATGGCGCCGCCGCGGGAACGGCGCGCGATCCGGCGTTCTTCGAGCCGCCGCCGTCTCGGCCTGCGGCCGCCGCTGCGGCGCGTGGTGGCCGGCGCCGCTCAGCGGGTCCGGCTGCAGCGCGGCGAACAGCACGTCGCGCGCGCTCCGCGCACCATCCCGACCGACAAGGACCGGGACAACGGCCGGGGCCCGCGGCGCCGCTCATGGCGCCGGATCGGCCTGCGGAAACGCTGA
- a CDS encoding phosphatidylserine decarboxylase has product MSGNRPEATGNPLAHAVKLARETVPPMHPAGRPFVFGGLAATLVLRRFSKRLGVVGALATAATAAFFREPKRVPPAQSGLAVASADGLVSLIEEAVPPPELGLPAEPRMRVSVFLSVFDVHVQRIPASGVIERVAYRPGKFLSADLDKASDDNERNSVLMRTEDGHELVVVQIAGLVARRILCEIREGDKVGVGATYGIIRFGSRVDLYLPPGSKVLVSKGQRTIGGETPIAELPTAPHPEG; this is encoded by the coding sequence ATGAGCGGCAACCGGCCGGAAGCCACTGGTAATCCCCTCGCGCACGCCGTGAAGCTGGCCCGCGAGACCGTTCCGCCGATGCACCCGGCCGGCAGGCCGTTCGTGTTCGGCGGTCTCGCCGCGACGCTGGTGCTGCGGCGGTTCTCCAAGCGCCTCGGCGTCGTCGGCGCGCTCGCGACGGCCGCGACGGCCGCGTTCTTCCGTGAGCCCAAGCGGGTCCCGCCCGCTCAGTCCGGCCTCGCGGTCGCGTCGGCGGACGGTCTGGTCTCGCTGATCGAAGAGGCCGTGCCGCCGCCCGAGCTGGGGCTGCCCGCCGAGCCGCGGATGCGGGTGAGCGTGTTCCTGTCGGTGTTCGACGTGCACGTCCAGCGGATCCCGGCCTCGGGGGTGATCGAGCGGGTCGCGTACCGGCCCGGGAAGTTCCTGTCGGCGGACCTGGACAAGGCGAGCGACGACAACGAGCGCAACTCCGTGCTCATGCGCACCGAAGACGGCCACGAGCTCGTCGTGGTGCAGATCGCCGGGCTGGTGGCCCGGCGCATCCTCTGTGAGATCCGCGAGGGTGACAAGGTCGGCGTCGGCGCGACGTACGGCATCATCCGCTTCGGCTCGCGAGTCGACCTGTATCTGCCGCCGGGCAGCAAGGTTCTCGTCTCGAAGGGCCAGCGCACGATCGGCGGCGAGACGCCGATCGCCGAGCTGCCCACGGCGCCGCACCCGGAAGGCTGA
- a CDS encoding GlsB/YeaQ/YmgE family stress response membrane protein, which yields MGFFSWIVFGAIAGWLANVVVGGPDRRGGCLFSILVGVLGAALGGFIYRLATGTERTFEFDFPSFGVAILGSIVLLALLRLVRGSGRSDSYRR from the coding sequence ATGGGTTTCTTCTCGTGGATCGTGTTCGGCGCCATCGCCGGCTGGCTGGCCAATGTCGTGGTGGGCGGCCCGGACCGGCGCGGCGGCTGCCTGTTCAGCATCCTGGTCGGCGTGCTCGGCGCGGCGCTGGGCGGTTTCATCTACCGGCTCGCCACCGGCACCGAACGGACCTTCGAGTTCGACTTCCCCAGCTTCGGCGTCGCGATCCTCGGTTCGATCGTGCTGCTCGCCCTGCTGCGGCTGGTGCGCGGCTCCGGGCGGAGCGACTCGTATCGGCGGTGA
- a CDS encoding ArsR/SmtB family transcription factor, which produces MADREVHEVHDSKVLAAMSHPLRRRLLDVLRLDGPCTASVLAERTGQAVGNVSHHLKVLAASDLVEEAPELARDRRERWWRRVSYAVSWSPSDFPDDPVAAAAESLALERQVSMARQWFAERDSYPEEWHRAAFATDSWAKMSVAELAELEQKVHELIKSYSGREIPDDGQERRPVFISTRVVPARP; this is translated from the coding sequence ATGGCCGATCGCGAAGTCCACGAAGTCCACGATTCGAAGGTGCTCGCCGCGATGTCGCATCCGCTGCGGCGCCGCCTGCTCGACGTCCTCCGCCTCGACGGCCCGTGCACGGCTTCCGTGCTCGCCGAACGGACCGGGCAGGCGGTCGGGAACGTCAGCCACCACCTGAAGGTGCTGGCCGCGAGCGATCTCGTCGAGGAAGCACCGGAACTCGCCCGCGACCGCCGCGAGCGCTGGTGGCGCCGCGTGAGCTACGCGGTTTCCTGGTCGCCTTCGGACTTCCCCGACGACCCGGTCGCGGCAGCCGCCGAATCCCTCGCCCTCGAACGCCAGGTTTCCATGGCGCGCCAATGGTTCGCCGAACGCGACAGCTATCCGGAGGAATGGCATCGCGCCGCCTTCGCCACCGACAGCTGGGCGAAGATGTCGGTCGCCGAGCTGGCCGAGCTCGAACAGAAGGTCCACGAACTGATCAAGTCCTACAGCGGCCGCGAGATCCCGGACGACGGCCAGGAACGCCGCCCCGTCTTCATCTCCACCCGCGTCGTCCCGGCCCGCCCGTGA
- a CDS encoding MFS transporter yields MTTRERGGLLRSRDFRLLWTGETTSVLGSSIAVVALPLVAVVTLQASTFAVGLLTAAAWLPWLLIGLPAGAWVDRRPKRPVMLVCNGISMLVFLSVPVAAWSGLLTMTQLIVVALAGGVAKVFFNVAYRAYLPSLVEKDQLQEANEKLQGSESAAQIGGPGLAGLLAHWFGAVAGVFADAVSFGISVLCLRSIRHREPERPAKTRSRLRDEIRDGLVFVVRDPYLRVLAVFGAISNVALMGYQSIEVVFLVRDLGVGEGTAGLVLALVGAGGVFGAALSGKLAARIGTARAFVLCEAFGALMMLLGPLANGGWGLAFFVAAGFSVSAGVVGSNVLNATFRQRYVPAGMFGRVTASSSVLSFGAVALGGLLGGILGETAGVRQTLGLMAGLEVVAVFVLLFTPVGRCRDFPADRL; encoded by the coding sequence GTGACCACCCGCGAACGCGGCGGCTTGCTGCGCTCCAGGGATTTCCGGCTGCTGTGGACCGGCGAGACGACCAGCGTGCTCGGCAGTTCCATCGCCGTCGTCGCGCTGCCGCTCGTCGCGGTGGTCACCTTGCAGGCGAGCACGTTCGCGGTCGGGCTGCTGACCGCGGCCGCCTGGCTGCCCTGGCTGCTGATCGGCCTGCCCGCCGGCGCCTGGGTCGACAGACGGCCGAAACGCCCGGTCATGCTGGTGTGCAACGGCATTTCCATGCTGGTCTTCCTCAGCGTCCCGGTCGCGGCGTGGTCCGGGCTGCTCACGATGACCCAGCTGATCGTCGTCGCCTTGGCGGGCGGCGTCGCGAAGGTGTTCTTCAACGTCGCGTATCGCGCGTACCTGCCTTCGCTGGTCGAGAAGGACCAGCTGCAGGAGGCCAACGAAAAACTGCAGGGCAGCGAATCCGCCGCGCAGATCGGCGGACCCGGGCTCGCCGGTCTCCTGGCGCACTGGTTCGGCGCCGTGGCCGGGGTGTTCGCCGACGCCGTCAGCTTCGGGATTTCCGTGCTGTGCCTCCGATCCATCCGGCACCGCGAGCCCGAGCGCCCGGCGAAGACGCGTTCACGGCTGCGTGACGAGATCCGCGACGGCCTCGTTTTCGTCGTCCGCGACCCGTATTTGCGCGTCCTGGCGGTCTTCGGCGCGATCTCGAACGTCGCGCTCATGGGCTACCAGTCGATCGAGGTCGTGTTCCTCGTCCGCGATCTCGGCGTGGGGGAAGGCACCGCGGGGCTCGTGCTCGCGCTCGTCGGCGCGGGCGGCGTCTTCGGCGCCGCGCTGTCGGGCAAACTCGCCGCACGGATCGGCACCGCGCGGGCCTTCGTGCTCTGTGAAGCCTTCGGAGCGCTGATGATGCTGCTCGGCCCGCTGGCGAACGGCGGCTGGGGGCTCGCCTTCTTCGTCGCCGCCGGGTTCTCGGTCAGCGCGGGCGTCGTCGGCTCGAACGTCCTCAACGCCACCTTCAGGCAGCGCTACGTCCCGGCCGGGATGTTCGGCCGGGTCACCGCGAGTTCGTCCGTGCTCAGCTTCGGCGCGGTCGCGCTCGGCGGCCTGCTCGGCGGGATCCTCGGCGAGACGGCCGGCGTGCGGCAGACGCTGGGGCTGATGGCCGGACTCGAGGTCGTCGCCGTCTTCGTCCTGCTGTTCACCCCGGTCGGCCGGTGCCGCGACTTCCCGGCGGATCGCCTTTAG
- the moeA gene encoding molybdopterin molybdotransferase MoeA, with translation MISVDAHRETVTGLLGNAPVIRLPLASAAGLVLAEDVRAGVSLPPFDNSAMDGYAVRAEDIAEVPVTLPVAEDIPAGRVDSTKLEPGTAHRIMTGAPMPPGADAVVMVEHTDGGVTDVRILRTAVLGAHIRRRGEDVVEGTVALSAGTVLGPAQLGLAAAVGLAEVPVYRPLKVLVVSTGTELVDAPEPLRHGQIYESNSIMLASAIRALGCEAEVVRSVVDDVDEFRSVIEPRLAEVDLLVTSGGVSAGAYEVVKDALTGQGVEFRKVAMQPGGPQGCGRWNGVPVVTLPGNPVSVLVSFEAFLRPALLAAMGHAGVDRQKVRARLTESMTSPAGRRQFRRGFYTHSEGEVTGIVGPRGGPGSHLLASFTQANCLIVLPEDVDSAEQGDEVDVLLL, from the coding sequence GTGATCTCCGTCGACGCCCACCGTGAGACCGTCACCGGCCTGCTCGGAAACGCCCCCGTCATCCGCCTTCCGCTCGCCTCCGCCGCCGGGCTCGTGCTCGCCGAGGACGTCCGCGCGGGGGTTTCGCTGCCGCCGTTCGACAATTCCGCGATGGACGGTTACGCCGTCCGCGCCGAGGACATCGCGGAGGTGCCCGTGACGCTGCCGGTCGCCGAAGACATCCCCGCGGGACGGGTCGACAGCACGAAACTGGAGCCGGGCACCGCGCACCGGATCATGACCGGCGCCCCGATGCCGCCCGGAGCCGACGCGGTGGTGATGGTGGAGCACACGGACGGCGGCGTGACAGACGTCCGGATTCTCAGGACGGCTGTCCTGGGCGCGCATATCCGGCGCCGGGGCGAAGACGTCGTCGAGGGCACGGTGGCGCTTTCCGCGGGGACGGTGCTGGGTCCGGCGCAGCTGGGTCTCGCGGCGGCCGTCGGGCTCGCCGAGGTTCCCGTTTACCGGCCGCTGAAGGTGCTCGTGGTGTCCACCGGGACCGAACTCGTCGACGCGCCGGAACCGTTGCGGCACGGGCAGATCTACGAGTCGAACAGCATCATGCTGGCGTCCGCGATCCGCGCGCTCGGCTGTGAGGCCGAGGTCGTGCGCAGTGTGGTCGACGACGTGGACGAGTTCCGCTCGGTGATCGAGCCGCGGCTGGCGGAGGTCGATCTGCTGGTGACCTCGGGCGGGGTGAGCGCGGGGGCGTACGAAGTGGTGAAGGACGCGCTGACCGGACAGGGCGTGGAGTTCCGGAAGGTCGCGATGCAGCCGGGCGGGCCGCAGGGCTGCGGACGCTGGAACGGCGTGCCGGTGGTGACGCTGCCGGGCAATCCGGTGAGCGTGCTCGTGTCGTTCGAAGCGTTCCTGCGGCCGGCGTTGCTCGCGGCGATGGGGCACGCCGGGGTCGACCGGCAGAAGGTGCGGGCCCGGCTCACCGAGTCGATGACCTCCCCCGCCGGACGGCGCCAGTTCCGGCGGGGCTTCTACACGCATTCCGAAGGCGAGGTCACCGGGATCGTCGGTCCGCGCGGCGGGCCGGGCTCGCATCTGCTGGCGTCGTTCACGCAGGCGAACTGCCTGATCGTGCTGCCGGAGGACGTGGATTCGGCCGAGCAGGGCGACGAGGTGGACGTCCTCCTGCTCTGA
- a CDS encoding TIGR00266 family protein — MQVQIRHQPSFAVARLVLAPGEPAQVESGAMMATSYGVQVQSQAQGGIMKGLGRAFLSGESFFISTYTAPQNGGWVDVAANLPGDMQIINLDGRTGWCVTRGSWLASSHGVQTETKWGGLKNLVGGEGGFLTHATGQGPLVVACYGALETVTLQQGEVITIDTGHVVAFADTVQYQIRKVATGVIQSMKSGEGLVFDFAGPGQLLTQTRNPSALSAWVIAQVPSR; from the coding sequence ATGCAGGTTCAGATCCGTCACCAGCCATCGTTCGCGGTGGCGAGGCTCGTCCTCGCCCCGGGTGAGCCGGCGCAGGTCGAGTCGGGCGCGATGATGGCGACGAGTTACGGCGTGCAGGTCCAGTCCCAGGCGCAGGGCGGCATCATGAAGGGCCTCGGCCGCGCCTTCCTCTCCGGCGAGTCCTTCTTCATCTCCACCTACACCGCGCCGCAGAACGGCGGCTGGGTCGACGTCGCCGCGAACCTGCCGGGCGACATGCAGATCATCAACCTCGACGGCCGCACCGGCTGGTGCGTCACGCGCGGTTCGTGGCTCGCGTCCTCCCACGGCGTGCAGACCGAGACCAAATGGGGCGGTCTCAAGAACCTCGTCGGCGGCGAGGGCGGCTTCCTGACGCACGCGACGGGACAGGGGCCGCTCGTCGTGGCCTGCTACGGCGCGCTGGAGACGGTCACCCTGCAGCAGGGCGAGGTGATCACCATCGACACCGGGCACGTCGTCGCGTTCGCCGACACCGTCCAGTACCAGATCCGCAAGGTCGCCACCGGCGTCATCCAGTCGATGAAGAGCGGTGAAGGCCTCGTCTTCGACTTCGCCGGTCCGGGCCAGCTGCTCACCCAGACCCGCAACCCGTCGGCGCTGTCCGCCTGGGTGATCGCCCAGGTCCCCTCCCGCTGA
- a CDS encoding AIM24 family protein — protein sequence MRVQTRHTPNFGVARVLLSPGEAVQAAGDTMLASSFGITETVPSRGGSRAGKAAPSVFNAPEGGGWIDFAPLAAGDVYPLEFNGGGGWCVSRDAILARPSTVRHDPGWAPLQKLFGADSGFLEHYSGSGPLVLAAQGPVDAFELTAGELVTVRPDFLLAYPDTVQCRLRAVDQSGPQSVRTGEGLALDFAGPGRVLVQARNRRLSHG from the coding sequence ATGCGGGTCCAGACGAGGCACACCCCGAACTTCGGGGTCGCACGCGTGCTGCTGTCCCCCGGCGAGGCCGTCCAGGCCGCCGGGGACACCATGCTGGCCAGCAGTTTCGGCATCACCGAAACCGTCCCGTCCCGCGGTGGTTCGCGGGCGGGCAAGGCCGCCCCGTCGGTGTTCAACGCACCGGAGGGCGGCGGCTGGATCGACTTCGCGCCGCTGGCCGCCGGCGACGTCTACCCGCTGGAGTTCAACGGCGGCGGGGGCTGGTGCGTGAGCCGGGACGCGATCCTCGCCCGGCCGTCGACCGTCCGGCACGACCCCGGCTGGGCACCGCTGCAGAAGCTCTTCGGCGCCGATTCCGGTTTCCTGGAGCACTACAGCGGAAGCGGCCCGCTCGTGCTGGCCGCGCAGGGACCGGTCGACGCCTTCGAACTCACCGCGGGCGAACTCGTCACCGTGCGGCCGGACTTCCTGCTGGCCTATCCGGACACCGTGCAGTGCCGTCTCCGCGCGGTCGACCAGTCCGGCCCGCAGTCGGTGCGCACCGGCGAAGGGCTCGCGCTGGACTTCGCGGGACCAGGACGCGTCCTCGTGCAAGCGCGCAATAGGCGGCTTTCTCACGGATGA
- a CDS encoding cold-shock protein, whose translation MAVGTVKWFNSEKGYGFIESTEGPDVFVHYSAIQADGFRTLDEGDRVEFEVQSGRDGRSQAADVRKVS comes from the coding sequence GTGGCAGTCGGCACCGTCAAGTGGTTCAACTCGGAAAAGGGCTACGGATTCATCGAATCCACCGAAGGGCCCGACGTCTTCGTCCACTACTCGGCCATTCAGGCCGACGGATTCCGGACGCTCGACGAGGGTGACCGCGTGGAATTCGAAGTCCAGTCCGGCCGTGACGGGCGGAGTCAGGCCGCGGACGTACGCAAGGTCTCGTAG